One Osmerus eperlanus chromosome 23, fOsmEpe2.1, whole genome shotgun sequence DNA segment encodes these proteins:
- the si:dkey-19b23.7 gene encoding uncharacterized protein si:dkey-19b23.7 isoform X2, with product MTTWLGWRSPGFAVSAASSCSSSSRSSSSSSAYSLASHASNNASPSSHASPPLPEGPGARRSQPSTLYTPRPLSQANRDHSSEDHLLPASPSEREIAVPEVNCTLFLLAGYAKYGRPYAWIRSNHERLVNIGGTDALVKDTPMKLKSVTDWQTQGIRIWDVVSELVCLCTVPSPSNPLALDMRYLKSLPLTEGFLVTGALLNFLEMYAIHGNRDELHYDKVIEEVKSLRRLHVQTLLEVQRQRGTTRPASSPTTRASSEGE from the exons ATGACGACTTGGTTG GGTTGGCGTTCCCCGGGGTTTGCAGTGTCGGCAGcctcctcctgcagcagcagtagcagaaGCTCATCCAGCAGTAGCGCCTACAGCCTAGCTAGCCATGCTAGCAACAACGCCAGCCCCTCTAGCCACGCCAGCCCTCCCCTGCCTGAGGggccaggggcacggaggtCACAACCCAGCACGCTGTACACACCGAGACCTCTGTCACAGGCCAACAG GGACCACAGCAGTGAGGACCACctactccctgcctctcccagtgAGAGGGAGATTGCTGTGCCT GAAGTAAACTGCACCCTTTTCCTGTTGGCTGGCTATGCCAAATATGGCCGCCCGTACGCTTGGATACGGTCTAACCACGAGCGCCTGGTCAACATTGGTGGTACTGATGCACTGGTCAAGGACACTCCAATGAAACTCAAGTCTGTCACAGACTGGCAAACGCAAG GAATCAGGATATGGGATGTCGTGAGTGAGTTGGTGTGTCTCTGCACCGTTCCTTCCCCCTCCAACCCGCTGGCCCTCGACATGCGCTATCTGAAAAGCCTTCCCCTCACTGAAGGTTTCCTAGTCACCGGGGCCCTCCTCAACTTCCTGGAGATGTACGCCATCCACGGCAACCGAGATGAACTGCATTATGATAAAG TcatagaggaggtgaagagtcTGAGAAGACTCCATGTCCAGACTCTGCTGGAGGTCCAGCGACAGAGAGGCACCACCAGGCCTGCCTCTAGCCCAACAACAAGGGCCTCCTCTGAGGGGGAGTGA
- the LOC134009721 gene encoding uncharacterized protein LOC134009721 isoform X1 — protein sequence MKLKYFINIQGVMFLGEILINNSMCVPAGTFRTECHERHFWLFVESSFIGSMVRFGFEDHHGFHFLSSHQTAVCGYTALYNHRGDLVFRASFLACHVDNQQDSEYSLRLWLVNTQVNGEVAVYPFWLRCSTLWPWGVREVVCEENYMGVSIQRPVLTVSSHGQEKVLPPHYGSGEKSGKVWNWTVMFHRAGAHPEETRPRSLVEASTLGYHLSESGSRIVLRCPYSSPLSYTLKDKGVDLDVVSATILYPLLGTVLVIDATVACAMNEPTVEGSHLLWSIPLFLSPLAPGGVSKDRGIRIGLETQALSQREIKDKGFEIGLRDGMVDIRIPFGTEGGHIESGVVDGQYSQSMSVNLFYAHQWEDKRWPLTHLRSLRILRTPYIPLPLTLINHTVVSQRVFSVSLGAFLPDVDLQSLTVGDTLVWTQCQSQDEVEVDLIPHPNGSHSYQLHVPFSYPHVLHKDVGDGYISYTLPLLFTLFISARAQVFHHADIIVSRVLEQPAPERLRLEGLCTERGLLVLLHQGARDLQWELFLGANRIDWKLIEMGGFTVETKKDLVSVEIPLFSPGMTYEELSLQGLVVKVEVSLIDVDSLKVKDSLVQRCAFPVRELLVCLPEGRMVAVVDTTHSIPPTPPNRTTLLDPSCVPEETDSARALFSFGLDSCGTTVTTEGDFLVYENQVRYAQQFIPTDDPLIHRDSPYRLTIQCRYPADDTVTGSVYHRGNSTSLLSHLLLSRARREDSVMGKRQVILDGLNWPGPGTQFGALLTVQPPHGKALL from the exons ATGAAACTCAAGTATTTTATTAACATACAGGG GGTAATGTTTCTAGGTGAAATACTCATCAATAACTCTATGTGCGTGCCAGCTG GAACATTCCGGACGGAGTGTCATGAACGCCATTTCTGGCTGTTtgttgaatccagcttcattggcTCTATGGTCCGCTTTGGCTTTGAAG ACCACCATGGATTTCACTTTCTGTCCAGCCATCAGACTGCAGTCTGCGGCTACACAGCGCTCTATAATCACCGTGGTGACCTGGTATTCCGTGCTTCGTTCCTGGCCTGCCACGTTGACAACCAG CAGGACAGTGAGTACAGTCTACGGTTGTGGTTGGTAAACACGCAGGTAAATGGGGAAGTGGCTGTTTACCCCTTCTGGCTCCGCTGCTCCACCTTGTGGCCATGGGGGGTGCGAGAGGTGGTCTGTGAGGAAAACTACATGGGG GTGTCCATCCAGCGTCCAGTTTTAACTGTCTCTTCTCACGGACAAGAGAAGGTTCTGCCGCCCCATTAT GGGTCTGGAGAGAAGTCAGGAAAGGTGTGGAACTGGACTGTGATGTTCCACAGAGCAGGAGCACACCCAGAAGAGACAAGGCCCAGATCCCTGGTTGAGGCCAGCACCCTGGGCTACCATCTGTCTGAATCTGGCTCTCGTATCGTTCTCCGTTGCCCCTACTCCTCTCCCCTATCCTACACCCTGAAG GATAAAGGGGTGGACTTGGATGTGGTCAGTGCCACCATCTTGTACCCTCTGCTGGGCACTGTTCTCGTTATCGATGCCACTGTGGCTTGCGCCATGA ATGAGCCCACAGTAGAAGGGTCCCACCTGCTGTGGTCTAtccccctgttcctctcccccctggcCCCTGGGGGTGTCTCCAAGGACAGGGGCATCAGGATCGGATTGGAGACCCAGGCCCTCAGCCAGAGAGAGATCAAGGACAAGGGCTTTGAGATTGGCCTGAGGGACGGGATGGTGGACATCCGGATTCCATTTGGCACCGAGGGTGGGCATATTGAG AGTGGCGTGGTGGACGGCCAGTACTCCCAGTCCATGTCTGTGAACCTTTTCTATGCGCACCAGTGGGAGGACAAACGCtggcccctcacacacctccgctCTCTCAGGATCCTCAGGACCCCCTACAttccactccccctcaccctcatcaACC ACACCGTAGTCTCCCAGCGCGTGTTCTCGGTCAGTCTGGGAGCGTTTCTTCCTGACGTGGACCTCCAGAGCCTCACCGTGGGTGACACCCTGGTCTGGACCCAGTGCCAGAGCCAGGACGAGGTGGAGGTGGACCTCATCCCCCACCCCAATGGGTCACACTCCTACCAGCTACACGTCCCCTTCTCATACCCCCATGTCCTGCACAAA GATGTGGGTGACGGCTACATTAgttacaccctccctctcctctttaccCTGTTCATCTCTGCCCGTGCCCAAGTCTTCCACCATGCAGACATCATTGTCAGTCGTGTGCTAGAGCAGCCAG CCCCGGAGCGCCTCCGACTGGAGGGGCTGTGTACTGAGAGGGGCCTCCTGGTGCTGCTGCACCAGGGGGCCCGGGACCTGCAGTGggagctcttcctgggggccAACCGGATTGACTGGAAGCTGATTGAGATGGGAGGCTTCACAGTGGAGACCAAGAAGGATCTAGTCAGTGTGGAGATTCCTCTCTTCAGCCCTGGCATGACCTATGAG GAACTGAGTTTGCAAGGTCTGGTTGTCAAAGTAGAGGTGAGCCTGATTGATGTGGACTCTCTGAAGGTGAAGGATAGCCTTGTCCAGCGCTGTGCTTTTCCTGTCAGGGAGCTACTGG TGTGCTTACCAGAAGGGAGGATGGTGGCAGTGGTGGACACCACACACTCAATCCCGCCCACTCCACCCAACCGCACCACCTTATTGGACCCCAGCTGTGTCCCTGAGGAAACAGACAGTGCCAGGGCCCTTTTCAGTTTTGGTTTGGACTCCTGCGGTACCACCGtaact ACAGAAGGTGACTTTCTAGTGTATGAAAACCAGGTGAGATATGCCCAGCAGTTTATACCCACAGATGACCCTCTGATACACAGAGACTCCCCCTACAG GTTGACTATTCAGTGTCGCTATCCTGCCGATGACACTGTCACTGGCTCTGTCTATCACCGAGGAAACTcaacttctctcctctcacacctgCTGTTGAGTCGAGCTCGTAGAGAGGACTCTGTCATGG GGAAGCGACAAGTCATTTTGGATGGATTGAATTGGCCTGGACCAGGTACACAATTTGGTGCTCTGCTAACTGTCCAGCCACCACATGGTAAAGCTTTACTTTAA
- the si:dkey-19b23.8 gene encoding low density lipoprotein receptor adapter protein 1 — translation MKLLQDQSSECSYTSLEVWRSVKQTEERFICVHTPPLASPHLTLDLKPTLKPTIMSLSTFHLMQTLKNSPAALRRHFQRDRTESLSHGDPLFKVHYLGTEKIFSLDRDQAQDVISRLLEGAANGKKLSKDHALVVRPRYVEVKELSTGRQLTKTYLQDIAYCAADTNRPNVFLYICKQRGQQLQCRVFWCSRAERARDMTACLAQSFQQALSAWQQDDTATLAHGEGKSKGGEEMTSSPSIPRSCSTLPASLGKVRWKKRGSLSHSPLRAITRRGSTSESWN, via the exons ATCAGAGCAGTGAATGCAGCTACACCTCACTGGAAGTGTGGAGAAGTGTGAAACAGACTGAAGAGCGCTTCATCTGTGTCCATACTCCACCGCTAGCCAGCCCTCATTTAACCCTTGACCTCAAACCCACCCTGAAGCCAACCATCATGTCTCTGAGTACGTTCCACCTGATGCAAACCCTCAAGAACTCCCCGGCGGCCCTGCGACGTCACTTCCAGCGGGACCGCACAGAGTCTTTGTCCCACGGCGACCCGCTGTTCAAGGTCCACTACCTGGGCACGGAAAAAATCTTCTCCCTGGACCGTGACCAGGCCCAGGACGTTATAAGCCGCCTGTTAGAAGGGGCTGCCAACGGAAAGAAACTGAGCAAAGATCACGCCCTCGTGGTACGCCCGCGATATGTGGAGGTCAAGGAACTGAGCACGGGCCGACAGCTCACCAAAACCTACCTGCAGGACATTGCCTACTGTGCGGCTGATACCAACCGCCCCAACGTCTTTCTCTACATCTGTAAGCAGCGCGGGCAGCAGCTGCAGTGCAGGGTGTTCTGGTGTAGCCGGGCGGAGCGGGCCCGGGACATGACGGCCTGCCTGGCGCAGTCTTTCCAACAGGCGCTGAGCGCCTGGCAGCAGGACGACACGGCCACGCTCGCCCATGGAGAGGGGAAGtcgaaagggggagaggagatgacgtCGAGCCCCAGCATCCCCAGGAGCTGTAGCACGCTACCCGCCAGTCTAGGAAAAG TGCGCTGGAAGAAGAGGGGCTCCTTGTCTCACAGTCCCCTCAGGGCCATCACAAGGAGGGGGTCCACTTCTGAAAGCTGGAACTGA
- the si:dkey-19b23.7 gene encoding uncharacterized protein si:dkey-19b23.7 isoform X1, which produces MSTGSKREREQRIKLQLFLTDLALLGSLQGFRYFQPWLRGREELLLTVVNDDLGWRSPGFAVSAASSCSSSSRSSSSSSAYSLASHASNNASPSSHASPPLPEGPGARRSQPSTLYTPRPLSQANRDHSSEDHLLPASPSEREIAVPEVNCTLFLLAGYAKYGRPYAWIRSNHERLVNIGGTDALVKDTPMKLKSVTDWQTQGIRIWDVVSELVCLCTVPSPSNPLALDMRYLKSLPLTEGFLVTGALLNFLEMYAIHGNRDELHYDKVIEEVKSLRRLHVQTLLEVQRQRGTTRPASSPTTRASSEGE; this is translated from the exons ATGAGCACGGGCAGC aagcgagagagggagcagaggataAAACTGCAGCTCTTTCTGACCGACCTGGCCTTGCTTGGATCACTGCAG GGTTTCAGGTATTTCCAGCCTTGGcttagagggagagaagagcttCTTCTAACAGTAGTCAATGACGACTTG GGTTGGCGTTCCCCGGGGTTTGCAGTGTCGGCAGcctcctcctgcagcagcagtagcagaaGCTCATCCAGCAGTAGCGCCTACAGCCTAGCTAGCCATGCTAGCAACAACGCCAGCCCCTCTAGCCACGCCAGCCCTCCCCTGCCTGAGGggccaggggcacggaggtCACAACCCAGCACGCTGTACACACCGAGACCTCTGTCACAGGCCAACAG GGACCACAGCAGTGAGGACCACctactccctgcctctcccagtgAGAGGGAGATTGCTGTGCCT GAAGTAAACTGCACCCTTTTCCTGTTGGCTGGCTATGCCAAATATGGCCGCCCGTACGCTTGGATACGGTCTAACCACGAGCGCCTGGTCAACATTGGTGGTACTGATGCACTGGTCAAGGACACTCCAATGAAACTCAAGTCTGTCACAGACTGGCAAACGCAAG GAATCAGGATATGGGATGTCGTGAGTGAGTTGGTGTGTCTCTGCACCGTTCCTTCCCCCTCCAACCCGCTGGCCCTCGACATGCGCTATCTGAAAAGCCTTCCCCTCACTGAAGGTTTCCTAGTCACCGGGGCCCTCCTCAACTTCCTGGAGATGTACGCCATCCACGGCAACCGAGATGAACTGCATTATGATAAAG TcatagaggaggtgaagagtcTGAGAAGACTCCATGTCCAGACTCTGCTGGAGGTCCAGCGACAGAGAGGCACCACCAGGCCTGCCTCTAGCCCAACAACAAGGGCCTCCTCTGAGGGGGAGTGA
- the LOC134009721 gene encoding uncharacterized protein LOC134009721 isoform X2 codes for MKLKYFINIQGVMFLGEILINNSMCVPAGTFRTECHERHFWLFVESSFIGSMVRFGFEDHHGFHFLSSHQTAVCGYTALYNHRGDLVFRASFLACHVDNQQDSEYSLRLWLVNTQVNGEVAVYPFWLRCSTLWPWGVREVVCEENYMGVSIQRPVLTVSSHGQEKVLPPHYGSGEKSGKVWNWTVMFHRAGAHPEETRPRSLVEASTLGYHLSESGSRIVLRCPYSSPLSYTLKDKGVDLDVVSATILYPLLGTVLVIDATVACAMNEPTVEGSHLLWSIPLFLSPLAPGGVSKDRGIRIGLETQALSQREIKDKGFEIGLRDGMVDIRIPFGTEGGHIESGVVDGQYSQSMSVNLFYAHQWEDKRWPLTHLRSLRILRTPYIPLPLTLINHTVVSQRVFSVSLGAFLPDVDLQSLTVGDTLVWTQCQSQDEVEVDLIPHPNGSHSYQLHVPFSYPHVLHKDVGDGYISYTLPLLFTLFISARAQVFHHADIIVSRVLEQPAPERLRLEGLCTERGLLVLLHQGARDLQWELFLGANRIDWKLIEMGGFTVETKKDLVSVEIPLFSPGMTYEELSLQGLVVKVEVSLIDVDSLKVKDSLVQRCAFPVRELLVCLPEGRMVAVVDTTHSIPPTPPNRTTLLDPSCVPEETDSARALFSFGLDSCGTTVTTEGDFLVYENQVRYAQQFIPTDDPLIHRDSPYRLTIQCRYPADDTVTGSVYHRGNSTSLLSHLLLSRARREDSVMGKRQVILDGLNWPGPDTSGLP; via the exons ATGAAACTCAAGTATTTTATTAACATACAGGG GGTAATGTTTCTAGGTGAAATACTCATCAATAACTCTATGTGCGTGCCAGCTG GAACATTCCGGACGGAGTGTCATGAACGCCATTTCTGGCTGTTtgttgaatccagcttcattggcTCTATGGTCCGCTTTGGCTTTGAAG ACCACCATGGATTTCACTTTCTGTCCAGCCATCAGACTGCAGTCTGCGGCTACACAGCGCTCTATAATCACCGTGGTGACCTGGTATTCCGTGCTTCGTTCCTGGCCTGCCACGTTGACAACCAG CAGGACAGTGAGTACAGTCTACGGTTGTGGTTGGTAAACACGCAGGTAAATGGGGAAGTGGCTGTTTACCCCTTCTGGCTCCGCTGCTCCACCTTGTGGCCATGGGGGGTGCGAGAGGTGGTCTGTGAGGAAAACTACATGGGG GTGTCCATCCAGCGTCCAGTTTTAACTGTCTCTTCTCACGGACAAGAGAAGGTTCTGCCGCCCCATTAT GGGTCTGGAGAGAAGTCAGGAAAGGTGTGGAACTGGACTGTGATGTTCCACAGAGCAGGAGCACACCCAGAAGAGACAAGGCCCAGATCCCTGGTTGAGGCCAGCACCCTGGGCTACCATCTGTCTGAATCTGGCTCTCGTATCGTTCTCCGTTGCCCCTACTCCTCTCCCCTATCCTACACCCTGAAG GATAAAGGGGTGGACTTGGATGTGGTCAGTGCCACCATCTTGTACCCTCTGCTGGGCACTGTTCTCGTTATCGATGCCACTGTGGCTTGCGCCATGA ATGAGCCCACAGTAGAAGGGTCCCACCTGCTGTGGTCTAtccccctgttcctctcccccctggcCCCTGGGGGTGTCTCCAAGGACAGGGGCATCAGGATCGGATTGGAGACCCAGGCCCTCAGCCAGAGAGAGATCAAGGACAAGGGCTTTGAGATTGGCCTGAGGGACGGGATGGTGGACATCCGGATTCCATTTGGCACCGAGGGTGGGCATATTGAG AGTGGCGTGGTGGACGGCCAGTACTCCCAGTCCATGTCTGTGAACCTTTTCTATGCGCACCAGTGGGAGGACAAACGCtggcccctcacacacctccgctCTCTCAGGATCCTCAGGACCCCCTACAttccactccccctcaccctcatcaACC ACACCGTAGTCTCCCAGCGCGTGTTCTCGGTCAGTCTGGGAGCGTTTCTTCCTGACGTGGACCTCCAGAGCCTCACCGTGGGTGACACCCTGGTCTGGACCCAGTGCCAGAGCCAGGACGAGGTGGAGGTGGACCTCATCCCCCACCCCAATGGGTCACACTCCTACCAGCTACACGTCCCCTTCTCATACCCCCATGTCCTGCACAAA GATGTGGGTGACGGCTACATTAgttacaccctccctctcctctttaccCTGTTCATCTCTGCCCGTGCCCAAGTCTTCCACCATGCAGACATCATTGTCAGTCGTGTGCTAGAGCAGCCAG CCCCGGAGCGCCTCCGACTGGAGGGGCTGTGTACTGAGAGGGGCCTCCTGGTGCTGCTGCACCAGGGGGCCCGGGACCTGCAGTGggagctcttcctgggggccAACCGGATTGACTGGAAGCTGATTGAGATGGGAGGCTTCACAGTGGAGACCAAGAAGGATCTAGTCAGTGTGGAGATTCCTCTCTTCAGCCCTGGCATGACCTATGAG GAACTGAGTTTGCAAGGTCTGGTTGTCAAAGTAGAGGTGAGCCTGATTGATGTGGACTCTCTGAAGGTGAAGGATAGCCTTGTCCAGCGCTGTGCTTTTCCTGTCAGGGAGCTACTGG TGTGCTTACCAGAAGGGAGGATGGTGGCAGTGGTGGACACCACACACTCAATCCCGCCCACTCCACCCAACCGCACCACCTTATTGGACCCCAGCTGTGTCCCTGAGGAAACAGACAGTGCCAGGGCCCTTTTCAGTTTTGGTTTGGACTCCTGCGGTACCACCGtaact ACAGAAGGTGACTTTCTAGTGTATGAAAACCAGGTGAGATATGCCCAGCAGTTTATACCCACAGATGACCCTCTGATACACAGAGACTCCCCCTACAG GTTGACTATTCAGTGTCGCTATCCTGCCGATGACACTGTCACTGGCTCTGTCTATCACCGAGGAAACTcaacttctctcctctcacacctgCTGTTGAGTCGAGCTCGTAGAGAGGACTCTGTCATGG GGAAGCGACAAGTCATTTTGGATGGATTGAATTGGCCTGGACCAG ACACGTCTGGACTACCTTGA
- the LOC134009721 gene encoding uncharacterized protein LOC134009721 isoform X3: MKLKYFINIQGVMFLGEILINNSMCVPAGTFRTECHERHFWLFVESSFIGSMVRFGFEDHHGFHFLSSHQTAVCGYTALYNHRGDLVFRASFLACHVDNQQDSEYSLRLWLVNTQVNGEVAVYPFWLRCSTLWPWGVREVVCEENYMGVSIQRPVLTVSSHGQEKVLPPHYGSGEKSGKVWNWTVMFHRAGAHPEETRPRSLVEASTLGYHLSESGSRIVLRCPYSSPLSYTLKDKGVDLDVVSATILYPLLGTVLVIDATVACAMNEPTVEGSHLLWSIPLFLSPLAPGGVSKDRGIRIGLETQALSQREIKDKGFEIGLRDGMVDIRIPFGTEGGHIESGVVDGQYSQSMSVNLFYAHQWEDKRWPLTHLRSLRILRTPYIPLPLTLINHTVVSQRVFSVSLGAFLPDVDLQSLTVGDTLVWTQCQSQDEVEVDLIPHPNGSHSYQLHVPFSYPHVLHKDVGDGYISYTLPLLFTLFISARAQVFHHADIIVSRVLEQPAPERLRLEGLCTERGLLVLLHQGARDLQWELFLGANRIDWKLIEMGGFTVETKKDLVSVEIPLFSPGMTYEELSLQGLVVKVEVSLIDVDSLKVKDSLVQRCAFPVRELLVCLPEGRMVAVVDTTHSIPPTPPNRTTLLDPSCVPEETDSARALFSFGLDSCGTTVTTEGDFLVYENQVRYAQQFIPTDDPLIHRDSPYRLTIQCRYPADDTVTGSVYHRGNSTSLLSHLLLSRARREDSVMGKRQVILDGLNWPGPALL; encoded by the exons ATGAAACTCAAGTATTTTATTAACATACAGGG GGTAATGTTTCTAGGTGAAATACTCATCAATAACTCTATGTGCGTGCCAGCTG GAACATTCCGGACGGAGTGTCATGAACGCCATTTCTGGCTGTTtgttgaatccagcttcattggcTCTATGGTCCGCTTTGGCTTTGAAG ACCACCATGGATTTCACTTTCTGTCCAGCCATCAGACTGCAGTCTGCGGCTACACAGCGCTCTATAATCACCGTGGTGACCTGGTATTCCGTGCTTCGTTCCTGGCCTGCCACGTTGACAACCAG CAGGACAGTGAGTACAGTCTACGGTTGTGGTTGGTAAACACGCAGGTAAATGGGGAAGTGGCTGTTTACCCCTTCTGGCTCCGCTGCTCCACCTTGTGGCCATGGGGGGTGCGAGAGGTGGTCTGTGAGGAAAACTACATGGGG GTGTCCATCCAGCGTCCAGTTTTAACTGTCTCTTCTCACGGACAAGAGAAGGTTCTGCCGCCCCATTAT GGGTCTGGAGAGAAGTCAGGAAAGGTGTGGAACTGGACTGTGATGTTCCACAGAGCAGGAGCACACCCAGAAGAGACAAGGCCCAGATCCCTGGTTGAGGCCAGCACCCTGGGCTACCATCTGTCTGAATCTGGCTCTCGTATCGTTCTCCGTTGCCCCTACTCCTCTCCCCTATCCTACACCCTGAAG GATAAAGGGGTGGACTTGGATGTGGTCAGTGCCACCATCTTGTACCCTCTGCTGGGCACTGTTCTCGTTATCGATGCCACTGTGGCTTGCGCCATGA ATGAGCCCACAGTAGAAGGGTCCCACCTGCTGTGGTCTAtccccctgttcctctcccccctggcCCCTGGGGGTGTCTCCAAGGACAGGGGCATCAGGATCGGATTGGAGACCCAGGCCCTCAGCCAGAGAGAGATCAAGGACAAGGGCTTTGAGATTGGCCTGAGGGACGGGATGGTGGACATCCGGATTCCATTTGGCACCGAGGGTGGGCATATTGAG AGTGGCGTGGTGGACGGCCAGTACTCCCAGTCCATGTCTGTGAACCTTTTCTATGCGCACCAGTGGGAGGACAAACGCtggcccctcacacacctccgctCTCTCAGGATCCTCAGGACCCCCTACAttccactccccctcaccctcatcaACC ACACCGTAGTCTCCCAGCGCGTGTTCTCGGTCAGTCTGGGAGCGTTTCTTCCTGACGTGGACCTCCAGAGCCTCACCGTGGGTGACACCCTGGTCTGGACCCAGTGCCAGAGCCAGGACGAGGTGGAGGTGGACCTCATCCCCCACCCCAATGGGTCACACTCCTACCAGCTACACGTCCCCTTCTCATACCCCCATGTCCTGCACAAA GATGTGGGTGACGGCTACATTAgttacaccctccctctcctctttaccCTGTTCATCTCTGCCCGTGCCCAAGTCTTCCACCATGCAGACATCATTGTCAGTCGTGTGCTAGAGCAGCCAG CCCCGGAGCGCCTCCGACTGGAGGGGCTGTGTACTGAGAGGGGCCTCCTGGTGCTGCTGCACCAGGGGGCCCGGGACCTGCAGTGggagctcttcctgggggccAACCGGATTGACTGGAAGCTGATTGAGATGGGAGGCTTCACAGTGGAGACCAAGAAGGATCTAGTCAGTGTGGAGATTCCTCTCTTCAGCCCTGGCATGACCTATGAG GAACTGAGTTTGCAAGGTCTGGTTGTCAAAGTAGAGGTGAGCCTGATTGATGTGGACTCTCTGAAGGTGAAGGATAGCCTTGTCCAGCGCTGTGCTTTTCCTGTCAGGGAGCTACTGG TGTGCTTACCAGAAGGGAGGATGGTGGCAGTGGTGGACACCACACACTCAATCCCGCCCACTCCACCCAACCGCACCACCTTATTGGACCCCAGCTGTGTCCCTGAGGAAACAGACAGTGCCAGGGCCCTTTTCAGTTTTGGTTTGGACTCCTGCGGTACCACCGtaact ACAGAAGGTGACTTTCTAGTGTATGAAAACCAGGTGAGATATGCCCAGCAGTTTATACCCACAGATGACCCTCTGATACACAGAGACTCCCCCTACAG GTTGACTATTCAGTGTCGCTATCCTGCCGATGACACTGTCACTGGCTCTGTCTATCACCGAGGAAACTcaacttctctcctctcacacctgCTGTTGAGTCGAGCTCGTAGAGAGGACTCTGTCATGG GGAAGCGACAAGTCATTTTGGATGGATTGAATTGGCCTGGACCAG CTTTACTTTAA